The sequence below is a genomic window from Barrientosiimonas humi.
CGGCCTCGACCACCTCGAGCACGTCGAGACCGGGCGGGAGCGCCTCGTCCAGCCGCCGGCGTACGTCGTCGGGCTCGAGCCGCGCGCGCAGCTGCAGCTCGAAGTACTCCGCCTCGCTCGCGGTGCCGGTGGCCGCCGCGTTGGCGTAGCTGATCTTGGGGTGGGGGTGGAAGCCGGCCGAGAACGCCATCGGCACCTGTGCCCGGCGCAGCGCCCGCTCCAGCGCGCGCTGGAAGTCGCGGGTGGAGGTGAACCGCAGCCGGCCGCGCTTGGCGTAGCGCACCCGCAGCTTCTGCACGGGCGGGTCGGGTGCCGGACCCTCGGGGACGCGCTTGGCCATGCGCGCACGATAGGACAGCGCGACGGGCGGGGTCGCCTCGGCCGCGACCCCGCCCGTCGACCCACCGGTCAGGCGCCGGCGACCTCCTGGGCGGCCTTGTCGATGAGGTCGCAGATCGCGGCCGGCTGCGAGGCGAGCGAGGCGTGGCTGGCGTCCAGCTCGACGATCTCGCGCGGCTGCATGCGCTGGGCCATCTGCCGCTCGTTGTCCGGGTCGATCATCCGGTCCTGGGTCGACACCTGGTACCAGGACGGCTTGCTCTTCCACGCCGGGTCGGTGATCTCGTCGCCGAACGTGGAGGCCTTGGGCGCCTTCTGGGTGACGGCCATGACCAGCGCCTCGTCCTCGGGCAGGTCCTGGCAGAAGCTCTCGCGGAAGTCCTCCTGCTTGACCCACAGGTAGCCGTTGTCGTCCTCGGCGATGGTGGAGAACGCGGCCGGCGGACGGGCCTGGCTGAGGCCGCCGGGGCTCTCCCCCGCGTCGGGCGCGAACGCCGCGACGTAGACCAGCGCCTGCACCTTGTCGTGGCCGCCGGCCTCGGTGATGACCGCGCCGCCGTAGGAGTGACCGACCAGCACGATCGGGCCCTCGACCGAGTCGAGCATCTCTCGGGTGCGACCCGCGTCGTCGGCCAGCGAGGTGAGCGGCACCTCGACCGCGTTGAGCTTGTCGTAGCCGCGCTTGCGCAGCTCGACGATCACCTTGCCCCAGTGGGCGGCGCCGCCCCAGAAACCGTGGACGAGTACGACGGTGGGCTTGTCTGCCATCGGGATTCACTCCTCATGGGTGGATGAGCGTTCAACCATGTCGATCCTGCCTCCTGGCAGCCGGCCACGGGAGGTTCCGCACCCAAGATTCAGCGCGGCGAGAACCCCAGCAGGTCGAGCAGCGGCGAGGCGCTGGCCGAGCCGCGCATCGAGACCCTCCTCGGGCTCGGCCACCCGGTGAGCGAGGTAGCCGGCTAAAGGCATTAGCCCTAGGATGGCTAACAACATTAGCCAGCCGAGGAGGAGTCATGGCCGACGGACCGCAGACGCAGGACGTCCACTACCGCCGCCCGGGGTGGTTCACCCGCAACGTGCTCAACCGAGCGATCAGCGCGCTGGCCCGTCGCGGCTGGTCGTTCTGGGGGTCCCGGGTGCTCGAGACGCGCGGCCGGCGCACCGGCGAGCCCCGGCGTACGCCGGTGAACGTGCTCGAGCTGGACGGCCGCACCTACCTCGTGGCAGCGCGCGGGACCACCGAGTGGGTGCGCAACGTGCGCGCCGACGACGGACGGCTGGCGCTGCTGCTCGGCCGGCACCGGAAGACCTATCGCGCGCACGAGCTGGGCCCGAGCGAGCAGGTGCCGGTGCTGCGGGCGTACCTGAAGCGGTGGAAGGCCGAGGTCGGCGCGTTCTTCGACGGGGTCGGCCCCGACTCCACCGACGCCGAGCTCGCCGCCGTCGCGCACCGGCACCCGGCGTTCCGGCTGGAGCCGGCGTCAGGGGTTGCACGAGACTGACCGGGTGACCCAGCCCTCGGCGCTCCCTCACCCGCCGGCCCTGCCCCGCGTCGCTGCGCGGCCCGACCCGCAGGAGCGCACCCCGCGCGTGCGCGAGGTCGTGGCGGCCGCCGCCCGGGTGCTCGAGGCCGAGGGCCAGGAGGCGCTGACCATGCAGCGGCTGGGGTCC
It includes:
- a CDS encoding alpha/beta hydrolase, encoding MADKPTVVLVHGFWGGAAHWGKVIVELRKRGYDKLNAVEVPLTSLADDAGRTREMLDSVEGPIVLVGHSYGGAVITEAGGHDKVQALVYVAAFAPDAGESPGGLSQARPPAAFSTIAEDDNGYLWVKQEDFRESFCQDLPEDEALVMAVTQKAPKASTFGDEITDPAWKSKPSWYQVSTQDRMIDPDNERQMAQRMQPREIVELDASHASLASQPAAICDLIDKAAQEVAGA
- a CDS encoding nitroreductase family deazaflavin-dependent oxidoreductase; its protein translation is MADGPQTQDVHYRRPGWFTRNVLNRAISALARRGWSFWGSRVLETRGRRTGEPRRTPVNVLELDGRTYLVAARGTTEWVRNVRADDGRLALLLGRHRKTYRAHELGPSEQVPVLRAYLKRWKAEVGAFFDGVGPDSTDAELAAVAHRHPAFRLEPASGVARD